In Chloroflexota bacterium, the genomic window CTCGACTTGGGAGCCTCCCACGCGACCGGTCGACAGCCCAGGCCGATGCCGCGGATCACCCTCACCCTAGCCCTCTCCCATCAAGGGAGAGGGGATCGGACCCGGTCTCCGGCCTCCGGCGGAGCGGTGACGCAAGGGACTCCGTTCGCGGGAATGGCGGAGGCTGGCGCGCCGGGATTAGCGGATGGCGGGTCCCATGCCGCACGCCGCGCAGGCCACTCGGGCCGGGCAAGACTACGTCGGTGTAGGGGCGGCCCTTGTGGCTGCCCTGGTTGTCCCCGGAGGGCGCCCACAAGGGGCGCCCCTACACGGACATCTCGCCCCTCGTGCCCATTTCACACATCGGTCAGATTGCGAGACTCAGCCGGACTGCAGATAACAACGGCGTTGCCGAAGGTGCTCAGCTATGGAGATGCGTCAGCCGTCGGATTGAGGGCGTGAGCATCACGGTGAGAGGCCCTAGAGAGTCTGACGCCGAGGCTCAGGGTGAGGCGCTGGGCGCGGGCGTGGGGCGGGCGGCGGCGATTGTGGTGGCGTCGATCCTGGTCAGCCGGGTGCTGGGGTTCGTGCGCCAGGCCGCCATCAATGCCGAATTCGGCGTGGGACCGGAAGCCGACGCGTGGTTCGCGGCCTTCCGCATTCCGGACACGATCTTCATGCTGCTGGCCGGCGGCGCGCTGCTGTCGGCGGTGATCCCGGTCTACGCCGAGGTGAAGGCGCGCGGGGATCGCCGGGCGCTGGGGCGGTTCGTGGGTCGAATCGGGACATTGGTCGCCGGGGCCAGCGCGGTGCTGGCGGGAATCAGCGCCCTGCTGGCCGAGCCGCTGATGCGCGTGGTGGCGCCAGGCTTCCCGGACGCCACCGTGGCGCTGGCGACCGACGCGGCGCGCTGGCTGATGATCTCCCCGGTGGTCTTGGCCATGAGCGCCGTGGCCAAGGCGGCGCTGCAGGCCGAGCGCAGATTCGCCCTGCCGGCGCTGAGTCCGCTGCTCTACAACCTGGGGATCATCGCGGGCGCGCTGGGTCTGGCGCGCGTCTTCGGCCTCACCGGCCTGGTGTGGGGCACGCTGATCGGCACGGGCCTGCACCTGCTGGTGCAAGTGCCCGGGCTACCGACAATCCTGGTCTCGCGCGCGGCCACGACGCGTCGGTTCGACGTCATGACGTGGCATCCCGGCGCGGCTATGGCGGACCCGGACGTGCGCAAGGTCATCCGCCTGATGGTGCCGCGCATGCTCGGGGTGGCGGTCCTGCAGGCCAGCCTGATCTACATCAACATCCTGGCGTCGTTGCAGGGGCCGTCGGCCGTGGCGGTGCTCAACAACGCCTTCCTGCTCATGCTGCTGCCGCTGGGCGTGTTCGGCATGGCGCTGGGCGAAGCGGCGTTGCCGGATCTGGCCCATCGCTGGATCAGCGGGGACCGGGCCGCGTTCGCTGGCCGCGTGCACGGCGTGGGACGGATCGTGCTGTTCCTGAGCGTGCCGGCGGCCGTGGTACTGGCGGTGCTGGCAGAGCCCATCGTCTCCGTGGCCTTCGAACGGCATGCGTTCGACGCCCGAGCCACCGAGCTGACGGCCAACGCGCTGCGGTTCTACGCCGTGGGCCTGGCGGGGCATGCGGCGGTGGAGGTGCTGGTGCGCGGATTCTTCGCCATGCACGACACGCGCACGCCGGTGGTGGTGGGTATCGGCTCGCTGGCGTTGCACATGGTGCTGTCGTGGGCCTTTTCGGTAGTCATGGGAAATCCGGGGATCGCGCTGGGGCTTTCTATCGGCGTCCTGGTCGAGGCCGTGATCCTGGTGGCGATTCTGCGCCGTCGCGGCGGCGTGCTGCTTCACGGCAGCGACGCGCGCTGGGTGCTCAGCATCGTCCTGGCGGCCGCGCTGATGGGGGCCGCGATCGGGGGGTTGCGGCTGGCGACCTGGCCGGCGGCGGACGCCATCACGGGCGGCGGCTGGCTGGCGGCCTACCTGGCGACGGCGCTGGTGGTGTACGTGGGCGTCGCGCGCCTGATGCGCAATCCGGAGCTCGATGAAGTCGTCGGGCAAATCGCCGGCCGGCTGCGGCGCGCGGCCGGCTGAATAGAATCAGGCATGAACCCCGGCGGCGAGGTCGATCAAGCGCACACGCGCAACTTCTGCATCATCGCGCACATAGACCACGGCAAATCGACGCTGGCCGACCGCATGCTGGAGCGCACGGCCACGCTGACGGCGCGCCAGATGCGCGACCAGGTGCTCGATTCCATGGACCTCGAGCGTGAGCGCGGCATCACCATCAAGGCGCATCCGGTGCGCATGGAGCTGGACCTGGCCGGGACCGCATATACGCTGAATCTGATCGACACGCCGGGCCACGTGGACTTCAGCTACGAGGTGTCGCGCTCGCTGGCCGCGTGCGAGGGGGCGGTGTTGCTGGTGGACGCCAGCCAGGGCATCGAGGCCCAGACGCTGGCGAACGCCTACGTGGCGGTCGAGCACGACCTGACGGTGATCCCGGTCGTGAACAAGATCGATCTGCCGACCGCTCGAGCCGACGTGGTGGCGCAGGAGCTGGCGGACTTTCTCGGCGCGAGCGTGGATGACGTTGTGCATGTTTCCGCCAAGTCGGGCGATGGCGTGGACGACCTGCTGCACCGAATCGTCGATGCAGTCCCGCCGCCGGCGGGCGATCCGGACGCCCCGCTGCGGGCGCTGGTGGTCGACTCGAGCTACGACCAGCACCGCGGCGTGGTGGCGAGCGTGCGGGTGTTCGATGGGTCGCTGCGCCGGAATGAGCGCTTGCGGCTGATGCAGACCGGGACGCGCGCCGAGGCGGTCGAGACGGGGGTGTTCACGCCGGCGGTGAGCGCCCGCGAGGGGCTGACGACGGGCCACGTGGGCTACGTGGCCACCGGGCTCAAGGAGGTCCGCGAGTGGCCCGTGGGCGACACGGTGACCCACGAGCACGCGCCGGCGACACAGCCGCTGCCGGGCTACCGCACGCCGAAGCCGCTGGTGTTCGCCAGCCTCTACTCCACCGATCCCGAGGGCTACACGGACTTGCGCGAGGCGCTGGATCGCCTGCGGCTGAGCGACCCCGCGATCGTGAGCCAGCCGGAGCAGTCGGCGGCATTGGGGTTCGGGTTTCGCTGCGGGTTCCTGGGCGTGCTGCACATGGACATCGTGCGCGAGCGCCTGGAGCGTGAATACGAGCTGGAGCTGGTGCTCACGACACCGCAGGTGGAGTACGAGGTCGCCACGCGCGACGACCAGCTGATGCGAGTGGATCGACCGGCCGACCTGCCGGAGCCATCGCAAATCCGCGAAGTGCGCGAGCCGTGGATGGTGGTGACTATCGTGACGCCGGAGGCTCACCTGGGCGGGGTGATCGAGCTGTTGCAGTCCCGGCGCGGTGAGCACCGGCGGCTCGAATATCTCGAGCCGACGCGCGTGCTGCTGGAATACGGGCTGCCGCTCGGCGAGATGCTGACGGAGTTCTTTGATGCGCTCAAGTCCGCGACGCGGGGCTATGGCTCGCTCGATTACAGCTTTGGGGAGTATCGGGCCGGGGACTTCGTGCGGCTGGACATGCGGCTCAACGGACAGATGGTGGATGCGCTGTCGACGATCGTGCCCCGGGCGCGCGCCGCGGAGATCGGGCGCGACCTGGCCCTGCGACTGAAGCGCGAGATTCCGCGGCAGCAGTTCGAAGTGAGCGTGCAGGCGGCAGTGGGGTCGCGCATCGTGGCGCGGGAAACCGTGCGGCCGGTGCGGAAGGACGTGCTGGCCAAGTGCTACGGGCGCGACGTGAGCCGCAAGCGCAAGCTGTTGGAAGCGCAGAAGGCCGGCAAGCAGCGCCTCAAGCGAGTAGGCCAGATCGACGTGCCACAGGAGGCGTTCACCGCCGTGCTGCGATCGGGCGGCGCGGGTGGGACGCGGCGGCG contains:
- the murJ gene encoding murein biosynthesis integral membrane protein MurJ, whose protein sequence is MSITVRGPRESDAEAQGEALGAGVGRAAAIVVASILVSRVLGFVRQAAINAEFGVGPEADAWFAAFRIPDTIFMLLAGGALLSAVIPVYAEVKARGDRRALGRFVGRIGTLVAGASAVLAGISALLAEPLMRVVAPGFPDATVALATDAARWLMISPVVLAMSAVAKAALQAERRFALPALSPLLYNLGIIAGALGLARVFGLTGLVWGTLIGTGLHLLVQVPGLPTILVSRAATTRRFDVMTWHPGAAMADPDVRKVIRLMVPRMLGVAVLQASLIYINILASLQGPSAVAVLNNAFLLMLLPLGVFGMALGEAALPDLAHRWISGDRAAFAGRVHGVGRIVLFLSVPAAVVLAVLAEPIVSVAFERHAFDARATELTANALRFYAVGLAGHAAVEVLVRGFFAMHDTRTPVVVGIGSLALHMVLSWAFSVVMGNPGIALGLSIGVLVEAVILVAILRRRGGVLLHGSDARWVLSIVLAAALMGAAIGGLRLATWPAADAITGGGWLAAYLATALVVYVGVARLMRNPELDEVVGQIAGRLRRAAG
- the lepA gene encoding translation elongation factor 4 gives rise to the protein MNPGGEVDQAHTRNFCIIAHIDHGKSTLADRMLERTATLTARQMRDQVLDSMDLERERGITIKAHPVRMELDLAGTAYTLNLIDTPGHVDFSYEVSRSLAACEGAVLLVDASQGIEAQTLANAYVAVEHDLTVIPVVNKIDLPTARADVVAQELADFLGASVDDVVHVSAKSGDGVDDLLHRIVDAVPPPAGDPDAPLRALVVDSSYDQHRGVVASVRVFDGSLRRNERLRLMQTGTRAEAVETGVFTPAVSAREGLTTGHVGYVATGLKEVREWPVGDTVTHEHAPATQPLPGYRTPKPLVFASLYSTDPEGYTDLREALDRLRLSDPAIVSQPEQSAALGFGFRCGFLGVLHMDIVRERLEREYELELVLTTPQVEYEVATRDDQLMRVDRPADLPEPSQIREVREPWMVVTIVTPEAHLGGVIELLQSRRGEHRRLEYLEPTRVLLEYGLPLGEMLTEFFDALKSATRGYGSLDYSFGEYRAGDFVRLDMRLNGQMVDALSTIVPRARAAEIGRDLALRLKREIPRQQFEVSVQAAVGSRIVARETVRPVRKDVLAKCYGRDVSRKRKLLEAQKAGKQRLKRVGQIDVPQEAFTAVLRSGGAGGTRRRRA